Sequence from the Aerococcus tenax genome:
ATTACTACTTACATTGAAAAAGATCTTCGATTAACCGTTAACCATGAGAAAAGTCAAGTGGGTTCGCCAACCCGTTTAAAATTCTTGGGTTGCCTTATCAAGCCTACCCGAAAGGGTTGTCGTTTTCGTCCGACGAATGAAGCGAAGAAGAAATTCAAAGCAAAGTTAAAACGTCTGACAAGTCGAAAGCGACCAGGTACCTTTAAAACCATTGTAAAAGAGATCAACCAAGTCACACAAGGTTGGATCAACTATTTTGGAGTAGGCTATATTAAAACCTATATTGAAGAGATAGAACAATGGTTAAACCATCGCCTAAGGCAACTCATTTTGAAGCGATGGAAAAACTGTCGAACGAAGATTATACGCCTCATGCGGTTGGGATTGGATAGTGAAAGCGCGAAGCGTATTGCTTTCTCACGCAAGAAGTATTGGCGTCTATCCAAGACACCGGAGGTGCACTACGCTCTGACAACAAAAAGACTCCGTCAGTGGGGATTAAAATCATTAACCCTCCTGGCGGAGTCTGCCTATTTAAGATATTGAACCGCCGTATACGGAACCGTACGTACGGTGGTGTGAGAGGTCCTCTGTCCGACTAACGGACAGAGTCCTACTCGATTGTTTTTAATGCCTACTAATATTGATAAAAAGGGGCTTTTTTATAAATAGATAGGCCTAAGAGCCTACCAAAATGGAAAGTAAGCGATATTTTTCAAATTAGGGCTACTTTTCACTTACTAATAGGCTTAAATGCCCATTTTTATAAAATATTGCCATCTGTGTAGATCTCAAAGGCATGTTCTGGCCAATGCTTTTGGATATAAGTTAGATAGCCATACTGTGCCTCCTGTCGGGTAATTCGGGAATGTTGAAGTAAATCTAATTCCCGGTTGTAGCGCTCACTTAGCATTTTGTTGTCTTTGTCACTTAAAAATTCAAAGTTTAATTTTTCTGAAAACATGGTTATGTTCTCCTTGTCTTTAATGTCTTCATTCACTCCTATAAGCCCCGTTGGCGTGGGTTTATTTTTTATTGACTTATAGAATTTCTGATTAACTGTAAATTTATGCGTAAAAATTCGTAAATATTAATTAAAAAAAATTGATTCAACTGTTATAGTAGGATCCTTGGTGGAAACTACCTTAGTAAATTTTTCCATTTCGCTTTTTTTAAATTCAGATAATCCCCTTTCTTTTCGACTATAAGCATCAAGTGATAGATCAAGATACTTCGCCATTTGAGATTGGTTCATATTCATAGATTTTCTGTAAGCGGAAACTTTATTAATTTTCATTTGATCAACTCCTTTCGCTAAAAATATATCACGTAAAAATTCGTAAATCAAGTATTTTTTACGTTTTTTTACTAGTTATTATGCTATTATATATTTTAAAGAGGTGAAACAATGGACATCAATAAAGATAAAGTAGGAAAGCGCATAAAAAAAATTCGTACTGATCGCGGATGGTCTTTAGAAGTTTATGGCGAAAAAATTGAAGATCCTCCTGTTAAACCTGGAATAATTTCAAGGTGGGAGAACGGCAAATCGTTGCCAAATAATCAGCGTATTAAAGCCATAGCAGACATTGGCGGTATCACGGTAGATGAGCTATTACATGGAAATCAAAAAGACCGATTATTTAACCTTTTGTGTAGTGCGATAGATGAGAATTCAGAACTCTATTCTATAGCTCTTATAGATAAGATAATTAAATTTTTGAATTTTTATGATAATTTGATAGACAAAATGCTTTCAATAGGTGACTCTGAAACGTCTTCCAAAATTGAAGAACAAGCGATAATCAGCTTTTTTCATAATAACTTAGATAACTTTATAAAATACACAAAAGATTTAGGTTTTAATTTAAATTTTGATCAGCCAGAACAAATAATTAACAAATTTATACGCTATGTTGATTTAGCTAGTATGAGGGCAAAAGAAACATATGAGGGAGCAGAAGCGGTAATTCAGAATGCTTTAGAGTCCATTAATCCTTATTTGTACACAAAAGATACTTTTGAGGAATTTATTAATGATGAGGACTACATTAAATGGTTTAAAAATAAAAGTGAAGCTGCCGAAAAATATTTCATATCTAAACTATACGAAAATGTTCAAGAAACAGTTATTGAAGTGGGAAAGAAATATTGGGACTATAGGATAGATATTATGAACGATGAAGAAGATCAAAAAGAATAGCCACTAACTGACAAATTCATTCTTTTCTACAAGCCCCGTTGGCGTGGGTGCTGGGAAAGGATTATCTATCATGATTAAACAATATACCAATAGTAAAGGCACATTTTGGGAGGTACGGCACTACCTCGGTAAGGACAGCGAAACTAATAAAGACGTTCGGTTGAGTAAAAGGGGATTCAAAACAAAAAAGCAAGCCCAGGACTACCTCAAACAAGAACAATACAAGTTTGATAGTGGCCTGAGCTCGCCTATTGATAAAAATCTTACTGTTAACCAATTATATCAAGAATGGCTTGAACAGTATAGATTGGACGTTGAAGAAAGTACGCTAAGAAATACTGAGACCTATTTTAAATTGCATATTCTCCCGGCTTTTGGTGATATAAAAATCAATCAACTAAAGACTTCTACCATTCAAAAAGAAGTTAATGTTTGGTATCGAAAATTTCAAAAGCACAGAAAAATTTTTAATTACTTAAAACGTCTTTTGAATTATGGGATTAACATGCGGTATTTAACGGTAAATCCATGCGACACGGTCATTATACCTAAGAAAAAGCTTTCTTATAATTGTCCAACTCGTGATAGGGATTTCTATACCAAAGAAGAGCTGTCTATGATTATGTTAGCCTTAGAAGAAAAAGCCCCCTTAAAATGGCTTTGCTTCTTTCGTCTGCTTGCCTATGCTGGTTTAAGACGTGGGGAGGCTTTAGGGCTTCAATGGCAAGATATAAGCTTTAAGGAGTGCACAATTTCCGTTAAAAGAGCACTAAAACGTCGCAAACAAGGTTTATATATTGGCGCTACTAAAAACAAACCTAGTGTAAGGACAATAGACATTGACCAAGAAACGCTGGCTATCCTCAAAAAGTGGCGCACCAGTCAACAAGAATACTTTTTAAAGCTAGGTTACAATATACTTGATTCTAAAACGTTCCTTTTTAGAAAAGAAAAGAAGAATTTTCCCATTAGTGATTCTTCACCTAGAAACTTTTTCTTTAAATTTTGTCAAAAAAATGGCCTGCCCTATGTTAATATTCACGGATTTAGGCATACCCATTGTTCTTTACTTTTTGAAGCAGGTGTTAGCATGAATGATGTCAAGGATCGCCTTGGCCATGGGGACATTCAAACAACAATGAATGTTTATGCCCATGTGACTCCTACCGCTAGAAAAGAAGCTTCTCAAAGGTTTGCTAAATTCATGGAAATTAGGTAGATCGTACAAATATCGTACAAGCAAGAGAAATATAGTGTCTATTAATTGCTAAAAACATTGATATAACAGCAATTTTAAGAGAAATTAACTTCAAGTCCTCTTGGCCGCATAGAATATTTTAAAAGCATGCCAAAAGGCTTATAGAAGTAAATGATTGAGCGGTCGAAGGACCGCTTTTTTTATTGCTTTCTATCCCGCTTTTAAACCTATTTATCTATTGAGCTTTCAAACACCTGCTAGTAGCTTTTATGTTAGATTACGCTCTTTTTTAATACTTGGAAAGAAAATATAAGAACTGAGTTAAAGAAACTAAGTTTAAGCTAGTAAAAGTGTTTGGATAGCAGCTTTACTTTGAAAATCTTAGTGAGATAGGGTAAGATTAAAGCATATATAAATGTAGCAAATATAGAAGGGATGGAAGCAATGAAAGTTGATCATACTTGTGTGCGGGTGAAGGATTTAGAATCCTCAATTGCTTTTTATCAAGAAGCTTTCGGATTTGAAGTGGTTGATAAAAAGGATTTTCCGGATAATGAATTTACCTTATGTTATATGGCCTTACCAGGCTCCAGCTGGCGTTTAGAATTGACCTATAACTATGACAGTGATGGTTATGATCTTGGGAATGGCTATGGACATATTGGCTTATTAGTTGATGACGTCAAAGCTATTCATGACCAACATGAAGAAAAAGGTTACGAATTGACTGATATTTCTGGCTTACCTGGAATGGATCCTTTCTACTATTTTGTGACTGATCCTGATGGGTATAAAATTGAAGTGATTCAGGATGGAGTCTTATAGACGATTTAAATAAATTCCTTGTTTAATAGGATACTCTATGATAGACTTATTTCATGCGATGAATCGACATCAACATGGCATAAGATAAGTCCATGTAGTGTTATAGAGAGTACACGGTTTATTGTTTAAACCACTACAGGAAGTAGGTACTTGGTTAATGAGTGATGTGAACACTGATTAACCCTTAGTCTAGGGAAGGCGAGGAGAAATCTCCTCGCCTTTTTTGTATAGAAAGATAGGGGTGAGATAGATGTCTAATCAAGAATTAAGTATAAAAAATATTGAAGACAATATGTATTTCTTTAATAAAGGAAAACATTATCATGCTTATCGCTTCTTAGGAGCCCATAAAATGGCTTCATCTCCTCAAGACGGTTATCGCTTTACCACTTGGGCTCCCCAGGCCAAATCAGTGGCGATTGAAGGCGATTTTAACCAGTGGCAGCCGCAAGCGCTAGAACGAGTCGGAGAAACTGGTGCTTGGACAACAGTTATTAAGGAAGCTGCTGAGTG
This genomic interval carries:
- a CDS encoding helix-turn-helix domain-containing protein, coding for MKINKVSAYRKSMNMNQSQMAKYLDLSLDAYSRKERGLSEFKKSEMEKFTKVVSTKDPTITVESIFFN
- a CDS encoding tyrosine-type recombinase/integrase, with the protein product MIKQYTNSKGTFWEVRHYLGKDSETNKDVRLSKRGFKTKKQAQDYLKQEQYKFDSGLSSPIDKNLTVNQLYQEWLEQYRLDVEESTLRNTETYFKLHILPAFGDIKINQLKTSTIQKEVNVWYRKFQKHRKIFNYLKRLLNYGINMRYLTVNPCDTVIIPKKKLSYNCPTRDRDFYTKEELSMIMLALEEKAPLKWLCFFRLLAYAGLRRGEALGLQWQDISFKECTISVKRALKRRKQGLYIGATKNKPSVRTIDIDQETLAILKKWRTSQQEYFLKLGYNILDSKTFLFRKEKKNFPISDSSPRNFFFKFCQKNGLPYVNIHGFRHTHCSLLFEAGVSMNDVKDRLGHGDIQTTMNVYAHVTPTARKEASQRFAKFMEIR
- a CDS encoding helix-turn-helix domain-containing protein gives rise to the protein MDINKDKVGKRIKKIRTDRGWSLEVYGEKIEDPPVKPGIISRWENGKSLPNNQRIKAIADIGGITVDELLHGNQKDRLFNLLCSAIDENSELYSIALIDKIIKFLNFYDNLIDKMLSIGDSETSSKIEEQAIISFFHNNLDNFIKYTKDLGFNLNFDQPEQIINKFIRYVDLASMRAKETYEGAEAVIQNALESINPYLYTKDTFEEFINDEDYIKWFKNKSEAAEKYFISKLYENVQETVIEVGKKYWDYRIDIMNDEEDQKE
- the gloA gene encoding lactoylglutathione lyase; protein product: MKVDHTCVRVKDLESSIAFYQEAFGFEVVDKKDFPDNEFTLCYMALPGSSWRLELTYNYDSDGYDLGNGYGHIGLLVDDVKAIHDQHEEKGYELTDISGLPGMDPFYYFVTDPDGYKIEVIQDGVL